One genomic window of Candidatus Nanohalobium constans includes the following:
- a CDS encoding amidohydrolase codes for MILKNISYLVTQNFDRQILENIDVKISNNEISAIGRNLSTRNEEVLDCSDKVVMPGLINAHTHVSMTLLRGISDDLELNDWLHDVIFPAEEKLGPEDAYVGAKLGCLEMLKSGTTTFNDMYDHMDQVAEAVDETGMRAVLSRGVLDVDGKGEKRVNEAVDFAIDYNDHGRITPGFAPHAVYTASSDVLTNLKEFAEDRDTVYHIHVSETRSEVEDFVKENYATPLQHLDNLDLVDDNLIAAHCVWMMDEEKDMMEEKGGTVVHNPAANLKLGSGIADIPDFLDRGINVALGTDGVASNNNLNLFEEAKLAGLLHKRDSPTEITAQEILDMMTINGAKALGMEDEIGSVEIGKKADLITINLNSEEMQPVHGKEGLISNIIFAFDGKVEDVVVDGDLVVKESKHSSVDKKDVLEGVEEKKGKF; via the coding sequence ATGATTCTCAAAAACATCAGTTACCTTGTCACACAGAATTTCGACAGGCAAATCCTGGAGAACATAGATGTGAAAATTTCTAACAACGAGATTTCTGCTATCGGCCGCAACCTCTCAACTAGAAATGAGGAAGTCTTGGACTGCTCCGACAAAGTTGTGATGCCGGGTCTGATTAATGCGCATACTCATGTCTCTATGACCTTGCTCAGAGGAATTAGTGATGACCTGGAGCTTAATGATTGGCTCCATGATGTTATCTTTCCAGCTGAAGAGAAATTAGGTCCAGAAGATGCTTATGTCGGTGCTAAGTTGGGTTGTCTTGAGATGTTGAAGTCTGGTACGACGACTTTCAACGATATGTACGACCATATGGATCAAGTGGCTGAGGCTGTTGATGAGACAGGTATGCGAGCCGTCCTTTCCCGTGGAGTCTTGGATGTCGACGGCAAAGGTGAGAAGAGGGTTAATGAAGCCGTTGATTTTGCTATTGACTACAACGACCATGGCAGGATTACTCCTGGTTTTGCTCCTCACGCAGTTTATACTGCTTCTAGTGATGTTTTGACGAATTTGAAGGAGTTTGCTGAGGACAGGGATACTGTGTATCATATCCATGTTTCCGAGACCCGGAGCGAGGTCGAGGACTTTGTGAAGGAGAACTATGCGACTCCTCTGCAGCACCTGGATAACCTGGATCTGGTCGATGATAACTTGATTGCGGCGCACTGTGTCTGGATGATGGATGAGGAGAAGGATATGATGGAGGAGAAAGGAGGAACAGTTGTCCACAACCCGGCCGCCAACCTGAAACTTGGGAGCGGAATCGCCGATATACCGGACTTCCTGGACAGAGGAATCAATGTCGCATTAGGTACTGATGGAGTAGCATCAAACAATAACTTGAATCTATTTGAAGAGGCAAAACTCGCGGGATTACTGCATAAGAGGGATAGTCCGACTGAGATAACTGCTCAGGAAATACTGGACATGATGACGATTAACGGAGCAAAGGCTCTTGGCATGGAAGACGAGATCGGGTCAGTAGAGATAGGTAAGAAGGCTGACTTGATTACTATAAACTTGAATTCTGAGGAGATGCAGCCTGTTCACGGTAAAGAAGGTTTGATTTCAAATATTATCTTCGCTTTTGATGGTAAAGTTGAGGATGTAGTGGTTGATGGCGATTTAGTGGTTAAGGAGAGTAAGCATTCCTCTGTTGATAAAAAAGATGTTTTGGAAGGAGTTGAGGAGAAGAAAGGTAAGTTTTAG
- a CDS encoding type II toxin-antitoxin system RelE family toxin produces MVFEVKLSDAAKKHRKELDEDIRELVDEAIDDIKEEGLNHENAGFLSDQRFSDTALYRYKLVEDKANHRIIFDFIEGKTIRIFDLGHRDWIYDE; encoded by the coding sequence ATGGTTTTTGAGGTAAAGCTCTCAGATGCAGCCAAAAAGCATCGAAAAGAGTTAGACGAAGATATTAGAGAGCTAGTAGATGAAGCCATTGACGATATAAAGGAAGAAGGTCTAAATCACGAAAATGCTGGTTTCTTAAGCGATCAGCGCTTCTCCGATACAGCACTCTACAGATACAAACTTGTGGAAGATAAAGCCAACCACAGGATAATCTTCGATTTTATAGAAGGTAAAACTATTAGGATATTCGACTTAGGGCATAGAGACTGGATATATGATGAATAA
- the menC gene encoding o-succinylbenzoate synthase encodes MDFEKLELRKAGLDLVNPFETSNWRIETREVLILCGKKNGEWVYGETSVLPDPVYNHESTQTAQEFIKKYVIPAVKDSNSVEDYWNNISYLKGHPHAKSSGDQLLHHRQSVNQEKSLKDIINGAGDVAECGVSLGVTDEDKIVEKVQGYLDQGYKRIKLKIKPGKDIGYVRKVRKHFPDVDLMADANSAYSLSHKDRLKKLDSFDLQMIEQPLSHDDLVNHSVLNNYIDTPICLDESIHSAEDVKRASRIDACSIVNLKPQRVGGIKESVKINQACKEEDMKMWMGGVIESGIGASTQIILSSLSEIKFPGDIGASSRYFEEDIVNPEIKVNNGQIKIPDNPGLTNSVDRGKLKEKTMEKWTF; translated from the coding sequence ATGGATTTTGAGAAACTGGAACTGAGGAAGGCTGGATTGGATCTTGTAAATCCTTTTGAGACAAGTAACTGGAGAATTGAAACCAGAGAAGTACTAATCCTATGTGGAAAGAAAAACGGAGAATGGGTTTACGGCGAAACCTCCGTACTTCCTGACCCCGTCTACAATCATGAATCAACTCAGACGGCCCAAGAGTTCATCAAAAAGTATGTTATCCCTGCAGTAAAAGATTCTAACTCCGTTGAGGACTATTGGAATAACATCTCATATCTTAAGGGACATCCGCATGCGAAGTCATCAGGAGACCAACTTCTACATCACCGGCAATCAGTTAACCAGGAAAAATCATTGAAAGATATCATCAATGGCGCAGGAGATGTGGCTGAGTGCGGCGTCAGCTTAGGAGTTACAGATGAAGATAAGATAGTGGAAAAAGTACAAGGTTATTTAGATCAAGGTTATAAGAGGATAAAGCTGAAGATCAAGCCTGGTAAAGATATTGGATATGTCAGGAAGGTTAGGAAACATTTTCCTGATGTAGATTTAATGGCTGATGCCAATTCTGCATACAGTTTAAGCCACAAAGACCGATTAAAGAAGTTAGATAGTTTCGATCTTCAAATGATTGAGCAGCCACTATCACACGATGACCTAGTAAATCACTCCGTACTTAACAACTATATAGATACTCCCATCTGCCTTGATGAAAGCATTCATTCTGCTGAAGATGTTAAAAGAGCATCAAGAATAGATGCCTGTAGCATAGTCAATTTAAAACCTCAAAGAGTCGGTGGAATAAAAGAATCAGTGAAGATCAACCAAGCTTGTAAGGAGGAAGATATGAAGATGTGGATGGGAGGAGTGATAGAATCAGGTATAGGAGCTTCAACACAAATAATACTCTCATCACTCAGTGAAATAAAATTCCCTGGCGATATAGGTGCTTCCTCCCGATACTTCGAAGAGGACATAGTCAATCCGGAGATAAAAGTAAACAATGGTCAGATAAAGATTCCAGATAACCCTGGTTTAACGAACAGTGTTGACAGAGGTAAACTTAAGGAGAAGACCATGGAAAAATGGACTTTCTAG
- a CDS encoding ribbon-helix-helix domain-containing protein, producing MASVDIPAGLEKAIDEEVGEEKVYKNKSELIRDAIRRLLEDKGRLNNRKLSDEIVQNIKEAKESENWNNWEEVKNSQ from the coding sequence ATGGCATCGGTCGATATTCCTGCAGGTCTTGAAAAAGCAATTGATGAAGAAGTCGGAGAAGAAAAAGTTTACAAGAACAAAAGCGAACTCATCAGAGATGCAATAAGAAGACTTCTAGAAGACAAAGGCAGACTCAACAACCGAAAACTATCAGATGAAATAGTTCAAAATATTAAGGAAGCTAAAGAATCTGAAAACTGGAATAACTGGGAAGAAGTAAAGAACTCCCAATAG
- a CDS encoding M20 family metallopeptidase, translating to MASRVDDVVSLTERLVKIDSYARDVGETESYQEVNGEVMGEILDVAEDYLSSIDNLSVKRFTQDGRESLVATFGSVKEVDLMLHGHLDVVRPDEDNFIGEDAEDHFEPVTDTIDGEERIYGRGTGDMKAGAACLMRVMKELSENPPSIGLMLTTDEEKGGFRGTKYLLDEEGYSADFAISAEPNNIGEGYLDIVNKQKGILRAYITAEGESAHASRKWKGENAIDKLISTYGNEIKPLFPSADERTWDTTANLGMVEGGDGLNKVPDKASLGLDIRWSDEKPIEEVKEEIRKKVSSRDDLSVEFRVEEPMLNTSDSVLVEKLQSDLEETIDEDKSARITKKAPGSDARHFMRQDIPAVVFGPEGYNSHQKDEYAVVDSFEDYVKSVKKFAQRF from the coding sequence ATGGCTTCCAGAGTTGATGATGTCGTTTCTCTTACTGAGCGTCTTGTTAAAATCGATTCTTATGCTAGAGATGTTGGTGAAACTGAGTCTTATCAGGAAGTAAACGGAGAGGTAATGGGTGAGATTTTGGATGTTGCTGAGGATTATCTTTCTTCTATCGATAATTTATCTGTGAAGCGTTTCACCCAGGATGGCCGAGAATCGTTGGTTGCTACTTTTGGCAGTGTTAAAGAAGTGGATTTGATGTTACATGGGCACTTGGATGTGGTAAGGCCTGATGAAGATAATTTTATTGGAGAAGATGCCGAGGACCACTTTGAACCAGTTACAGATACTATAGATGGAGAAGAAAGAATTTATGGTCGTGGCACAGGTGATATGAAAGCTGGTGCTGCCTGCTTGATGAGAGTTATGAAAGAGTTAAGTGAGAATCCACCAAGCATCGGGTTGATGTTGACGACTGATGAGGAAAAAGGTGGTTTTAGAGGGACTAAATACTTGCTGGATGAAGAAGGTTACAGTGCCGACTTTGCTATCTCAGCTGAACCAAATAACATCGGCGAAGGTTACTTAGATATTGTTAACAAGCAGAAAGGTATTCTCAGAGCGTATATAACTGCCGAAGGAGAGAGTGCCCATGCATCTCGGAAGTGGAAAGGCGAAAATGCTATAGATAAATTGATTTCTACGTATGGAAATGAGATTAAGCCGCTATTTCCTAGTGCCGATGAGAGGACATGGGATACTACTGCAAATCTTGGAATGGTGGAAGGCGGGGACGGACTGAATAAGGTGCCGGATAAAGCCTCTCTTGGACTGGATATACGGTGGTCTGATGAGAAACCGATCGAAGAAGTAAAGGAAGAAATCAGGAAAAAGGTAAGCAGTCGCGACGATTTGAGTGTTGAGTTTAGAGTGGAAGAACCTATGCTTAATACTAGTGACTCTGTGCTTGTTGAAAAACTCCAAAGCGACTTGGAAGAAACTATAGACGAAGATAAATCCGCCAGAATTACTAAGAAGGCTCCTGGAAGCGATGCACGACATTTCATGAGGCAAGACATTCCTGCTGTTGTATTTGGCCCTGAGGGATATAACAGCCACCAGAAAGATGAATATGCAGTTGTCGATAGTTTTGAAGACTATGTTAAATCAGTTAAGAAGTTCGCTCAGCGTTTTTGA
- a CDS encoding nucleotidyltransferase domain-containing protein, with protein sequence MVLASEEDIKDFAEDVREEFGDRVEKILLYGSYARDEHVPGSDVDIAVLVSEKRDNDREKLFDIAEDYRWDKDIFFSPRVFELDKFKQKAEASPGFYSTVSKEGVEV encoded by the coding sequence ATGGTTTTGGCTTCGGAAGAGGATATCAAGGATTTTGCTGAGGATGTCCGGGAAGAGTTCGGTGATCGAGTCGAGAAGATACTGCTCTATGGTTCTTACGCTCGTGATGAGCATGTTCCTGGTAGTGATGTCGATATAGCAGTTCTCGTCAGTGAGAAGAGAGATAATGATAGAGAGAAATTGTTTGACATTGCTGAAGACTATCGCTGGGATAAAGATATTTTCTTCTCTCCGCGGGTGTTTGAACTGGACAAATTTAAGCAGAAAGCGGAAGCCAGCCCAGGTTTTTACTCCACAGTAAGTAAGGAAGGTGTAGAAGTATGA
- a CDS encoding HEPN domain-containing protein: protein MTKEKIEEAEKRLSTAKLLLENERFEAAVSRAYYSMFHAAKSLLQTEDSSPKTHEGVNSELGKLFRDRIDLELLREFSRIKQLREDADYGAESNISKQKATEVVETAEKFISRAKDITR, encoded by the coding sequence ATGACAAAGGAAAAGATTGAGGAAGCAGAGAAAAGACTTTCAACAGCAAAACTACTGTTAGAAAATGAGAGATTCGAGGCTGCTGTATCCAGAGCATACTACTCCATGTTCCACGCAGCCAAATCACTGCTTCAGACAGAGGACTCGTCACCTAAGACGCATGAAGGAGTAAACAGCGAACTTGGAAAACTTTTCAGAGACAGGATAGACTTAGAGCTACTGAGAGAATTTTCCAGGATAAAACAGCTAAGAGAAGATGCCGACTACGGAGCAGAAAGCAATATAAGCAAACAAAAGGCTACAGAAGTAGTAGAGACAGCCGAAAAATTCATTTCCCGAGCCAAAGACATTACAAGATAA